A genomic window from Lotus japonicus ecotype B-129 chromosome 1, LjGifu_v1.2 includes:
- the LOC130727913 gene encoding protein MAINTENANCE OF MERISTEMS-like, with the protein MGGSDEDSIPPPTVDADVLPPEQGAQGGEEDLIQRLPPFPGGPVELSLLTHYADHKAPWAWHALLRTDERYVDRRQLKVATAGGKVWNLACDGDSDSHRRVRELIEQTGLHQLPYCSYPVTDAGLILALVERWHEETSSFHMPFGEMTITLDDVSALLHLPMGSRFYTPGRGERDECAALCAQLMGGSVGIYEAEFDTNRSQTIRFGVLQTRYEAALAEHRYEDAARIWLVNQLGATLFASKSGGYHTTVYWIGMLEDLGRVCEYAWGAIALATLYDQLSRASRRGTAQMGGFNSLLLGWVYEYLSDRVIIRRADPEYSQDQPRARRWAMSRVGHAGLDERRVMLDELTVDDVIWTPFEDHRAHRPRDPRAMYSGYIRSPFGRVVRRHLPERVLRQFGFIQDVPRHPSEIQTSGSLAETADAAFAEFASHLRPQGIPATYPGEAVEDYMRWYSAVSHRFIIPDDRREEFSAVTVMRRAVDLLEQSLEVSDAPAEGTHSRSLTERALDLIRSNAFIGTQGVAFAAVRGARAAGGRGRGDRARGGRGRGGRARGEGAPAEGARGGRGRGGRARGPRGRRGAGRGRGE; encoded by the exons atgggaggatctgacgaggatagtattcctccgcctactgttgatgctgatgtcctgccgccagagcagggggcacagggtggcgaggaggacctgatccagaggttgccgccgtttccgggggggcctgttgagctatcgctcctcacccattatgctgatcacaaggctccctgggcgtggcatgcactcctacgcacagacgagcggtatgtggaccgtcgacagttgaaggtggccacagctggggggaaggtttggaaccttgcttgtgatggtgattcagacagtcacaggcgggttcgagagttgattgagcagacgggtcttcatcagctaccatattgcagctacccggtgacagatgcaggccttattttggcccttgtggagcgatggcatgaggagactagtagcttccacatgccgttcggggagatgactatcaccttggacgacgtgtcggctcttctccatctccccatggggtcgaggttctatacgcctgggaggggggagagggacgagtgtgcagcgctctgtgctcagttgatgggaggatctgttggtatttatgaggctgagtttgatacgaataggtcccagactattcgctttggggtcttgcagacccggtatgaggctgcgttggcgg agcaccgatatgaggacgctgcacggatttggctggtgaaccagctaggcgccacgctctttgctagcaagagcggaggctaccatacgaccgtctactggatagggatgttggaggatcttggtcgagtgtgcgagtacgcgtggggcgcgattgcgctcgctacgctatacgaccagcttagtcgagcgtccaggagggggacggcccagatgggaggttttaactcgctcctgctaggatgggtctacgagtacctttctgaccgcgtcattatccgtagggcggatccggagtactcgcaggaccagcctagggcgcggcggtgggctatgtcccgggtcgggcatgcaggccttgatgagaggcgagtcatgctcgatgagctgacggtggatgacgttatatggaccccatttgaggaccatcgggctcatcgaccacgggatccgagggccatgtattctggctacatccggtcgccatttggccgtgttgttcgacggcatctaccagagagggttctgcgccagtttggcttcatacaggatgtccctcgacacccctctgagatccagacgtctgggtcccttgctgagaccgcagatgctgcctttgctgagtttgcgtcgcacctccgccctcaggggatccccgctacatatccgggagaggctgtggaggattacatgaggtggtacagcgctgtgtcccatcggttcatcatccctgatgataggagggaggagttcagtgcagtg actgttatgcgtcgggccgtggacttgttggagcagtcactcgAGGTGTCAGATGCTCCTGCAGAGGGCACGCATTcccgatccctcactgagagggcgctggatcttattagatccaatgccttcattggtacccagggggtagcctttgctgctgtccgaggagctagagctgcaggaggcagaggtcgtggagacagagcgcgtggaggcagaggccgtggaggcagagcccgtggagagggtgctcctgcagagggtgcgcgtggaggcagaggccgtggaggcagagcccgtggacctagaggtcgtagaggggccggtaggggtcggggcgagtga